From the Haemophilus parainfluenzae genome, the window GCGGTGGAGCATGTGGTTTAATTCGATGCAACGCGAAGAACCTTACCTACTCTTGACATCCAGAGAACTTTCCAGAGATGGATTGGTGCCTTCGGGAACTCTGAGACAGGTGCTGCATGGCTGTCGTCAGCTCGTGTTGTGAAATGTTGGGTTAAGTCCCGCAACGAGCGCAACCCTTATCCTTTGTTGCCAGCGATTAGGTCGGGAACTCAAAGGAGACTGCCGGTGATAAACCGGAGGAAGGTGGGGATGACGTCAAGTCATCATGGCCCTTACGAGTAGGGCTACACACGTGCTACAATGGCGTATACAGAGGGAAGCGAGAGTGCGAGCTGGAGCGAATCTCACAAAGTACGTCTAAGTCCGGATTGGAGTCTGCAACTCGACTCCATGAAGTCGGAATCGCTAGTAATCGCAAATCAGAATGTTGCGGTGAATACGTTCCCGGGCCTTGTACACACCGCCCGTCACACCATGGGAGTGGGTTGTACCAGAAGTAGATAGCTTAACCTTTTGGAGGGCGTTTACCACGGTATGATTCATGACTGGGGTGAAGTCGTAACAAGGTAACCGTAGGGGAACCTGCGGTTGGATCACCTCCTTACCAAAAACGAGAGACAATAAGTGTCCACACAGATTGATTGATATATTGTAGAAAATGAATGAAGAGAGAAAAGTGCGTAAGCAAAGTGTAAGATAGAGTATCTTTATTTGTTGTCCCCATCGTCTAGAGGCCTAGGACATCGCCCTTTCACGGCGGTAACCGGGGTTCGAATCCCCGTGGGGACGCCAAATAAAGATAACTTTATTATCTTCTGTTCTTTAACAACCAGGAAACAAGCTGAAAAACTGAAGAGACTTTCAAGTCCTTTAAGGATAAGAAAAAGTCTGAGTAAGAAGAAAATCTTGATTGAACAAAAGCAATCAAGTGTTTAGTTGAAAACACAACATCGAGAATTTTTGAGGTTGTATAGTTAAGTGACTAAGCGTACAAGGTGGATGCCTTGGCAATCAGAGGCGAGGAAGGACGTGCTAATCTGCGAAAAGCTTGGATGAGTCGATAAGAGGCGTTTAATCCAAGATGTCCGAATGGGGAAACCCAGTAGATGAAGAATCTACTATCACTTACTGAATCCATAGGTAAGTGAGGCAAACCGGGAGAACTGAAACATCTAAGTACCCCGAGGAAAAGAAATCAACCGAGATTTCGTTAGTAGCGGCGAGCGAACGCGAAGGAGCCTGTTAGTGATAATGACAGAGACAGAGGAACAAGCTGGGAAGCTTGGCGATACAGGGTGATAGCCCCGTACTCGAAGTCCAGGTCATGGTACTAAGCTAACGACAAGTAGGGCGGGACACGTGATATCCTGTTTGAAGATGGGGGGACCATCCTCCAAGGCTAAATACTCCTGATTGACCGATAGTGAACCAGTACTGTGAAGGAAAGGCGAAAAGAACCCCGGTGAGGGGAGTGAAATAGAACCTGAAACCTTGTACGTACAAGCAGTGGGAGCCCTTTTGGGGTGACTGCGTACCTTTTGTATAATGGGTCAGCGACTTATATTTTGTAGCGAGGTTAACCGAATAGGGGAGCCGAAGGGAAACCGAGTCTTAACTGGGCGTCTAGTTGCAAGGTATAGACCCGAAACCCGGTGATCTAGCCATGGGCAGGTTGAAGGTTGGGTAACACTAACTGGAGGACCGAACCGACTAATGTTGAAAAATTAGCGGATGACTTGTGGCTGGGGGTGAAAGGCCAATCAAACCGGGAGATAGCTGGTTCTCCCCGAAATCTATTTAGGTAGAGCCTTGAGCGGACACCTTCGGGGGTAGAGCACTGTTTCGGCTAGGGGTCCATCCCGGATTACCAACCCGATGCAAACTACGAATACCGAAGAGTGATACTCAGGAGACACACGGCGGGTGCTAACGTCCGTCGTGGAGAGGGAAACAACCCAGACCGCCAGCTAAGGTCCCAAAGTCTATATTAAGTGGGAAACGAAGTGGGAAGGCTTAGACAGCTAGGATGTTGGCTTAGAAGCAGCCATCATTTAAAGAAAGCGTAATAGCTCACTAGTCGAGTCGGCCTGCGCGGAAGATGTAACGGGGCTCAAATATAGCACCGAAGCTGCGGCATCAGTAGCAATACTGTTGGGTAGGGGAGCGTTCTGTAAGCGGATGAAGGTGAATCGAGAGGTTTGCTGGACGTATCAGAAGTGCGAATGCTGACATAAGTAACGATAAAACGGGTGAAAAACCCGTTCGCCGGAAGACCAAGGGTTCCTGTCCAACGTTAATCGGGGCAGGGTGAGTCGGCCCCTAAGGCGAGGCTGAAAAGCGTAGTCGATGGGAAACGGGTTAATATTCCCGTACTTGGATAAACTGCGATGTGGGGACGGAGCAGGTTAGGTTATCGCACTGTTGGATATGTGCGTTTAAGTTGGTAGGTGAGAAGTTTAGGCAAATCCGGACTTCTTTAACACCGAGAGATGATGACGAGGCTCTACGGAGCTGAAGTAACCGATACCACACTTCCAGGAAAAGCCACTAAGCTTCAGGTTTATCTAAACCGTACTGAAAACCGACACAGGTGGTCAGGTAGAGAATACTCAGGCGCTTGAGAGAACTCGGGTGAAGGAACTAGGCAAAATAGCACCGTAACTTCGGGAGAAGGTGCGCCGGCGTAGATTGTAGTCCCTAGCGGGCGAAGGTTGAACCGGTCGAAGATACCAGCTGGCTGCAACTGTTTATTAAAAACACAGCACTCTGCAAACACGAAAGTGGACGTATAGGGTGTGATGCCTGCCCGGTGCTGGAAGGTTAATTGATGGTGTAATCGAAAGAGAAGCTCCTGATCGAAGCCCCAGTAAACGGCGGCCGTAACTATAACGGTCCTAAGGTAGCGAAATTCCTTGTCGGGTAAGTTCCGACCTGCACGAATGGCATAATGATGGCCAGGCTGTCTCCACCCGAGACTCAGTGAAATTGAAATCGCCGTGAAGATGCGGTGTACCCGCGGCTAGACGGAAAGACCCCGTGAACCTTTACTATAGCTTGACACTGAACATTGAATTTTGATGTGTAGGATAGGTGGGAGACTTAGAAGTAGTCACGCCAGTGATTATGGAGTCGTCCTTGAAATACCACCCTTTAACGTTTGATGTTCTAACGAAGATTACGAAACGTGGTCTCGGACAGTGTCTGGTGGGTAGTTTGACTGGGGCGGTCTCCTCCCAAAGAGTAACGGAGGAGCACGAAGGTTTGCTAATGACGGTCGGACATCGTCAGGTTAGTGCAATGGTATAAGCAAGCTTAACTGCGAGACAGACAAGTCGAGCAGGTACGAAAGTAGGTCATAGTGATCCGGTGGTTCTGAATGGAAGGGCCATCGCTCAACGGATAAAAGGTACTCCGGGGATAACAGGCTGATACCGCCCAAGAGTTCATATCGACGGCGGTGTTTGGCACCTCGATGTCGGCTCATCACATCCTGGGGCTGAAGTAGGTCCCAAGGGTATGGCTGTTCGCCATTTAAAGTGGTACGCGAGCTGGGTTTAGAACGTCGTGAGACAGTTCGGTCCCTATCTGCCGTGGGCGTTGGAGAATTGATTGGGGCTGCTCCTAGTACGAGAGGACCGGAGTGGACGCACCACTGGTGTTCCGGTTGTGTCGCCAGACGCATTGCCGGGTAGCTAAGTGCGGAAGAGATAAGTGCTGAAAGCATCTAAGCACGAAACTTGCCAAGAGATGAGTTCTCCCTGTTTTTAAGACAGTAAGGGTTGTTTAAGACTAAGACGTAGATAGGTCTGGTGTGTAAGCGGTGCGAGCCGTTGAGCTAACAGATACTAATTGCCCGAGAGGCTTAACTATACAACGCTCAAGGGTTTTGGGTGTTGGGTAAGACGAGACGAAACTCAGAGACGAAAGAGAAAGTTTTGAGGTTAAATCAGCTTGTTTGGTTGTGAGACACTAGAGATAGTGAGAGCAGAATAGAGAAAAGTTATTAAAGGAATAATCCTGGCGGCGATAGAGCGGTGGTCCCACCTGACCCCATACCGAACTCAGAAGTGAAACGCCGATGCGCCGATGGTAGTGTGGGGCTTCCCCATGTGAGAGTAGGACACCGCCAGGTACTTTTTATTTTGTTAGTTTATTTTTAGAGTAAATTAACAAAATAAAAATTTTGGCAGCAACAGTGCAATGGACCCACCTGAATCCATATCGAACTCAGAAGTGAAACATTGTTACGCCGATGGTAGTGTGGGGCTTCCCCATGTTAGAGTAGGTCACTGCCAATCATACCTCATTTAGCGGAGTGGTAGTTCAGCTGGTTAGAATACCTGCCTGTCACGCAGGGGGTCGCGGGTTCGAGTCCCGTCCATTCCGCCAATTCTTAATACCAATAGGGGCGTAGTTCAATTGGTAGAGCACCGGTCTCCAAAACCGGGTGTTGGGAGTTCGAGCCTCTCCGCCCCTGCCATTATTCCATATCAATTTATCTTTAATTTTTATAAGAATATTGTCTATTTTGCTATTCGTTTTATACTAATTGCATTTTAGTGTTTCAGAGATATTCTTATGCGTTATTCTATTCAAGATTTTATTCAATTAATTGCACAATTACGTAATCCTGATGGCGGCTGTCCTTGGGATCTTAAACAAAATTATGACTCCATGATTCCTTGTTTAACTGAAGAAACTTATGAAGTCATTGATGCCATCCAAAAGAAAGATATTGCTAATTTAAGGGAAGAGCTTGGTGATCTTTTATTACAGATAGTATTTTTCAGTCAGCTTGCTTCAGAGGATGGTTATTTCACATTTGATGATGTCCTTAATGATGTTTCTGAAAAGATTGTACGTCGCCATCCTCATGTATTTGGTGATGCAACAGCTGGAAATGAAGAAGAAGCTTTAGCCCGTTGGAACAGCATCAAAGCACAAGAAAAATCAGCTCAAAAGCAACAGTCTATTTTAGATAATGTTCCAAATGCTTTTCCTGCATTGTTAAGAGCACAGAAAATTCAAAAACAGTGTTCAAAGATTGGATTCGATTGGAATGAACTTGAGCCTGTATTTGCTAAAATTGAAGAAGAATTGAAGGAAGTACGAGATGAGGTCAACCAAACACCTCGCAATCAAGAAAGAATAGAAGAGGAAATTGGGGATTTATTTTTTGCGACAGTCAATTTGTCTCGTCACCTTAAATGTAACGCAGAAGAGGCTTTACGTAAGGCAAATAATAAATTTGAACAACGTTTTCGCAAAGTTGAAGGAAAAGCATTAGAACGAGGCGTATCACTTAAAGATCTTTCTTTAATCGAAATGGATATTCTGTGGGATGAAGTGAAAAAAGAAGAAAAATAACCGAAATGGCAGAGGGTGTTTTCCTCTGCCATTTTTTATTTTATGGAATGGATAAGTAACATATAAGCGCTGATTACTAATAAAATAATACCTAATAGTTTTTTGACTAAGTGCGGTGATAATTTACCTCGGATTTTCATTGAGAAAAATCCGGTTACAAAAGCACTTAGCACAACAATAATCACAATCGAAAAATTGACATAACCAATTTGCCAACCAAAGTGATAAGTCGAGCTTTTTGAAAGATAGCCATAAAGGCTACCTAACCCTCCAATAAACATCATCGCATTGGTATAAGGGGCAATTTGATGGGCTTTAACGGATTTTAATTGTCCAATTAAAGGCGCCATAATTGAGCCACCTCCAATGCCGGTCATGCCAGCAATAAATCCGCCTATAGTTGAAAGACCGATTCCTTTAATCGTGTCATCCGCTGTAGATTGCTGAATTATTGCAGTTTCTTTACTAAAAATAGTACGAATTGCTAATAGGGAAAGTGTGATAACAAACACACTGATGATGGCAATATCAGGTACATAAAAACTGGATTCGAATCCTAGCTGCACACCAATAATCATTCCCACAGACCAAATGAGCATCGCTTTGTAATTAATCGATACTTTTTGTTTGTAAAAATAAATTAAGTTAATAAAGGATGACCCCATGACAATCGTCAATGATGTTGCAGCAATCATTTGTAAAGGGAATTGTGGGAATAAGGTGTAGAGAATAGGTACCATCAATACGCCGCCACCAATGCCAAAAATAGCGGACATTATATTTGTCATCACACCACATAAAATTAAAATAAAAATTAACTGTAAACTCATTTCAAACTCCTTTTTTGTGGGAGTACGGCATTATTATTCTTTTGGATAAATAAATAATTTATGATCTTGCTCATAATTATCTATAAAAACAGACTTTATTTTAATTTTGTGATCCTTCTCACACAATCAGTATGACAATTATCATATGCTCTTTATACACCTAGCAGTAGTCTATAAATGGATATTAATAATGGCTTCTACAAGGAGGAGCGTATGCTATTAACGGTTTCGAGTTTCCTCATCGTAACAGTTTTGGTAGCCTATATTTCATGGCTACGGACGAAAAACGATGATTTAACCACCTCGAAAGGTTATTTCTTAGCGGGACGAGGATTAAGCGGTATTGTGATTGGTTGCTCAATGGTTTTAACTTCACTTTCTACTGAGCAATTGATTGGGGTGAATGCCGTTTCTTATCAAAACAACTTTTCTATTATTGCGTGGACAGTGCCAACTGTGATTCCGCTTTGTTTCTTGGCAATTTATATGTTGCCGAAATATTTGCGTAACGGTTATACCACCATTCCTGAGTTCTTTGAGAATCGCTTTGACCGTCAAACACGTTTGATTATGTCTGGATTATTCTTAGTCTTCTATCTTTTAATCGTGATTCCTACCGCACTTTATACTGGGGCGATTGCCTTTAATAAAATCTTCAATCTAGAAACGATCTTCGGATTAAGCTATGCACAGGCAATTGTCTATACCGTGATTGCTATCGGTGTAGTGGGTGCGATTTATGCAATTTTTGGTGGCTTAAAAGCGGTGGCAGTTTCCGATACTATCAATGCCGTAATTTTAGTGATTGGTGCATTGCTTGTGCCTGTATTTGCATTGCTTTATTTAGGTAATGGTAGCATTTCTGAAGGCTTGAATATTATCACCACCACTCACGTTGAAAAATGGAACGCCATTGGTAGCTCAACAGATTCTACTCCTTGGCCAACAATTTTTACCGGTATTATGGTTGTTCACTTCTTCTATTGGACAACGAACCAAGCCATCGTACAACGTTGTTTAGGGGCGAAGGATTTAGCATCGGGTCAAAAAGGGATTTTAATTGCAGCACTTTTCCTACTCACATTACCGATTATTCTTAATTTACCGGGTTTATTGAGTTTCCATATTTTAGGTGAAGGCTTAAATCCAATTGATACATCTTATCCATTGTTGGTTAATAAAGTGATGCCGACTGCATTGCAAGGCTTCTTTATTGCGGCACTTTTCGGTGCAATTTTAAGTACCTTTAACTCATTCTTAAACTCTGCAGCGACCATTTATTGTAAAGACTTATTACCATCTATCAGTAAAAAACAACGCACCGATCAAGAATTGATCGTCTATGCGAAAAAAGTCTCTACCATTATGGCGATTGTGACCATGATTATTGGACCGCTTTTGATGTTCGGTACAGATGGTATTTTCTTAATCACTAAACGCTTTGCTGGTTTTGTGAATATTCCGATTGTTGCGCTATTTGCTGTTGGTTTATTTAATAAAACAGTTTCTGGCTTGGCTGCACGTATTGCCTTACTTGTACACGTGGTACTTTATTTCAGTATTGTTTGGGTCTTCAATGTGAAAATCAATTTCGTGTATGTAATGGGCGGATTATTCGTATTTGATGTTGTTTTCATGTTGATTCTAGGTCAATTCTTAAAACGTGAACCTTATGTGGAAAATACCATCAATAAAGGCGATGTAGACTTAACCAATTGGAAATACATTAAAGTAACATCTGTTTCATTAATTCTTGGTTTAATTGCGCTTTATGCATTCTTATCACCAATTGGTATTGCTTCACCAGATGGCAATCCAATGTTAGTGTTGGAAGTATATGCGGTATTACAACTCATCGTGTTGATTGTCTTTAGACCAAAAAATGAAAAAACAGAACATCAATTACATCTTTCTAACCAACATTAAGCAGTCGGGCGTACATCACGTACGCCCTTAAAATAGATAAGGATTGTGTATGAACATTATCTATATTTTACTCGACCAAGTGCGAAAAGATATGTTGGGGGCTTATGGTCACCAGATCGTTAAAACCCCGAATATTGACCGTCTAGCTAAAGATGGCGTACGTTTTAATAATGCTTTTACGCCCGCTTCCGTTTGTGGGCCCGCTCGGACTTCGCTCTTTACCGGTTTAATGCCATCTACACATGGCATCATTCGTAATGGTGAAAAAGGCGGTACAGGTGAAGTGAGTGAAGCCGTTCCAAATATTGGTAAACTAGACGGCTATAACACCTATGTTGTGGGGAAATGGCACGTGGGTACAAAATCCGTGCCAGAAGATTATGGCATTAAAGGGCATAACTTTGATGGCTATGGTTATCCGGGCAGTGGTGTGTATAAAAATTTAGTGTTCAACCAACCACCGACACATTCCAATCGTTATAAAGAATGGTTAGATGAAAAAGGTTATGAGATTCCAGAAGTGAGTCGTGCTTATTTCGGGGATAACCCACATTTGCGTGTACAAGAACTTTGTGGTTTGCTTTCAGGCACAAAAGAACAAACCATCCCATATTTCATCATTGATGAAGCGAAAAGTTATATTAGTGAATCACTTGCTGAAAATACACCGTTCTTTACATGGATTAATTTCTGGGGACCGCATACGCCTTGTATCGTGCCAGAACCTTATTATTCCATGTATCGAAAAGAAGATGTGGTACTAGATGAAAGCTTCTTCAAGCCACTAGAAGGCAAACCAGGACACTATCGTACCATCTCTAAAATGTGGGGGATGTGGGAAGCGAGCGAAGATCATTGGAAAGAAGTCATCACAAAATTCTGGGGCTATATTACTTTAATTGATGATGCGATTGGCGAGTTGTTCACTTTTTTGGAAAACAAAGGCATTTATGACCGCACTTTTATTGTGGCAACCGCTGATCATGGTGATGCGATGGGCGCTCATCGAATGATTGAAAAAGGGGAGTTTATGTTTGATACCACTTACAACATTCCGATGATTATTAAAGACCCAAATTCAAACCGCGTTAATCAACAAGATGATAACCTTGTCTATCTCCATGATTTAACCTCAACAGTTTACGATCTCGCTCATCAGCCTATTCCTCAAGCTTTTGAAGGGGAAAGTATTTTACCGATCGTTCGTCAACATCAAGATAATCAACGCAAAGGGATATTGGCTCAGTTAGCAGGGCATTTCGTTTACTTTGAACAACGCATGTGGCACCGTAAAGATTATAAATTAGTGTTTAATGCTTCGGACATTTGTGAGCTTTATGATGTGAAAAACGATCCGGCTGAAATGCATAATTTGTTCTACAAGCCAGAATATGAAGCGGTCAAAAAAGAGATGCTGGAAGAAATGCGTCAAGAAATGAAACGCTTAAATGATCCATTAGAAAATTGGGTATATCGGATTATAAACGAAGTGTAAAACCAATAAAAAATTGACCGCACTTTTAAGGGACGATTATGGAAAATTGCGCAATCAAGCCTACTGAATTGTCACATTGTCAGTTTACTGAGCTGCATCACTTGCCGAAAGGTTCCTTCTTGTATCAACAAGGTGAGTCAGCACATGAATTTTATTATGTGCAAGCAGGCTTGGTTGGCTTATTTCATACCCTTGAAAATGGCAAGGAAAGCTTAGTGCGATTATATTCCAAGGGGGATTATTTTGGTTTTCGAACTTTGTTTTCGATGGCGGATAAACATTATCATTGCAATGCAAAAGTCTTAATTGATGCGGAGATTACTCGCATCAAACCTAATGTAGTGAGTGAATTTTTCACGCATAATACAGTGATGAGCCAATGTTTATTACAGATTTTGGCAGATGAACTACGCGAAGCAGAAGAACGTTTGGCAAAAAGTGCCTATTTGCGGACCTTAGATCGCGTGATGGATAGTTTGTATTTTCTCAAACAACATTTTCCTGATTATAATTGGACATATCGTGAAATTGCAGAATATGCCGGCTGTGAAACTGAAACCGCGATTCGTATTGCAAAAGAACTCAAACAAAATGGCGCATTAGACCGAATATCAGGTCGCAAATGATGTTATAACAAAGGATGGTTGATGTCTGTTTTTCCACCACAAGCTCATTTTCACTTAATGGCGAAACCAAGCAGTTTTCACTGTAACATTCAGTGTGAATATTGCTTTTATTTGGAAAAATCAGAACAGTTTGGGCAACATGCGCCTTTTATGTCGAAAGACACCTTAAAACATTACGTCAAAAACTATATCCAATCTCATGCTGGTAATGTGGTTGAATTTGCTTGGCAAGGGGGGGAGCCGACTCTCTTAGGCTTAGATTTTTATAAACAAGCCATTGAATATCAGCAGGAATTTGCTCAAGGCAAACAGATTACAAACGCCTTTCAAACCAATGGTATTGCTCTTAATCAGCAATGGGCTGCATTTTTCAAACAACATCATTTTCTCATTGGGCTTTCTATTGACGGTTTAAGTGCTGTGCATAATCGTTATCGTATTTCGGGTAACGGTAATCCCACTTTTGAAAAAGTCGTCAAAGCGTTAAATCTGCTACAAGAATATGGTGTGGAATTTAACACCTTAACCGTCATTAACGATCAAAACTGGCAAAAAGGAAGAGAAACCTATTTAGCTCTCAAACAGCTTGGTTCAACTTATATGCAGTTTATTCCTATCGTCGAACGTCATACCCAAACACAATCAGTAACCGATTTTTCAATACCATCAGAAGGCTACGGACAATTTCTTGTGGATGTCTTTCATGAATGGTATGCTCATGATGTGGGAAAAGTTTATGTGTCGCAGTTTGATAATTTGCTAGGACAATGGCTCGGTTATCCTTCCACAACTTGCGTTCATCAACCCACTTGCGGTCAATCTCTTGTCACAGAAGCCAATGGTGATGTGTATGCTTGCGACCATTTTGTGTATCCCGAGTACAAGATGGGGAATTTAACTCAGCAACCTTTAACGGAGATTGTACTTTCCAATAAACAGCAACAATTTGGTTTAGAAAAATCACAAAAATTGACCGCACTTTGTCGGCGTTGCGAGTTTCGTAAACTCTGTTATGGCGGCTGCACGAAACATCGTTTTATTTCTCTCGAAAATGAACCTAATCCACATAATTATTTATGTGCCTCTTACCGTTATTTCTTTGAGCAAACGGCACCTTATATGCAAGCCATGGCTCGTCAAATTTGGTTACATCCATCCGCTGCTTAAGGTAGAATGGTGTCTTTCTATTTTACTTTTTAATTGATATGAATCCTTGGACATTACTCGCTATCTCTATTTGCCTTGAAATCGTGGCAATGAATTTATTAAAAGTCAGTGATGGCTTTACCAAGCTTTTACCCACCGTTGGTTCATTAGCGCTATATGCCATTTCGTTTTATTTTGTCTCCATTGTTTTCCGAACCCTTTCCGTGGGCTTGGTTTACGCCATTTGGTCGGGCGTTGGTATTGTTCTGACCGCTATTGTGGCATATTTCGCATTTGGTCAGAAAATTGATACCGCTGGGCTGATAGGTATGGCGTTGATTATCAGTGGTGTTTTAGTGATTAACTTGTTTTCTCAAACAGGGCATTAATCCTCCAAATGAAATGTGATCAAGCTCACAAATTTTATTTTTCTTCAAAATAAAATTATGTAAGCAATCTATTCACCGCTATAATTCTCCGGCATTTTTAACCGCACTTTGTGCAACTTTAAAGGAAATTCTATGAAAAAATTACTTTGTTCATTATTTGCGCTTTCTGCTGTTAGCACAGCAATGGCACAAGAAGTGAATATTAAATTATTAGGGACCTCAGATGTTCACGGTCGTATCGTACCTTGGAGTTATGGTGCAGACGTAGAGGACAAATCTGGTTCTTATGCACAAATTGCAACTTATGTGAAAGATGTGCGTAAAAATAATAAGAACGTGGTGTTAGTGGAAGTCGGTGATGCGATCCAAGATAACCAAATCGATGTGTTCGCAAAAGATAAAAAATATTACAAAGATCACCCAATTCCAAAAGTATTAAACGAAATGAATTATGATATTTTCGTATTGGGTAACCACGAGTTTAACTTTGGGATGAAAGCATTAGATGAAATCCTAAAAGATATCAAAGCGAAAAAATTAACCGCAAACTTCTATCATAAGAAAAATGACAAACGTTATATCGATGCGACAACCATCATCGAAAAAGATGGCGTGAAGTTAGGGATTATTGGTTTAAGTACCCCAATGTCAGCAAAATTTGAAGAAGATACGGGCAACTTAAAAGACATGAAATTTACTTCGCCGACAGAAGAAGCACGTACACAAGTTGAGAAATTAAAAGCAAAAGGCGTGGATGCGATTATTGCGGTGACCCACATGGGTATCGATAATGAAAACAATATTCCTGATACTGGTATGCGTGATGTCATCAATGCAGTAGATGGTATTGATGTGGTTATCGCGGGTCACATGCACAAAGATGTACCAAGTGAAACCATTAAAAACACATTAATCACTGAA encodes:
- the mazG gene encoding nucleoside triphosphate pyrophosphohydrolase produces the protein MRYSIQDFIQLIAQLRNPDGGCPWDLKQNYDSMIPCLTEETYEVIDAIQKKDIANLREELGDLLLQIVFFSQLASEDGYFTFDDVLNDVSEKIVRRHPHVFGDATAGNEEEALARWNSIKAQEKSAQKQQSILDNVPNAFPALLRAQKIQKQCSKIGFDWNELEPVFAKIEEELKEVRDEVNQTPRNQERIEEEIGDLFFATVNLSRHLKCNAEEALRKANNKFEQRFRKVEGKALERGVSLKDLSLIEMDILWDEVKKEEK
- a CDS encoding sulfite exporter TauE/SafE family protein; this translates as MSLQLIFILILCGVMTNIMSAIFGIGGGVLMVPILYTLFPQFPLQMIAATSLTIVMGSSFINLIYFYKQKVSINYKAMLIWSVGMIIGVQLGFESSFYVPDIAIISVFVITLSLLAIRTIFSKETAIIQQSTADDTIKGIGLSTIGGFIAGMTGIGGGSIMAPLIGQLKSVKAHQIAPYTNAMMFIGGLGSLYGYLSKSSTYHFGWQIGYVNFSIVIIVVLSAFVTGFFSMKIRGKLSPHLVKKLLGIILLVISAYMLLIHSIK
- a CDS encoding solute:sodium symporter family transporter, with protein sequence MLLTVSSFLIVTVLVAYISWLRTKNDDLTTSKGYFLAGRGLSGIVIGCSMVLTSLSTEQLIGVNAVSYQNNFSIIAWTVPTVIPLCFLAIYMLPKYLRNGYTTIPEFFENRFDRQTRLIMSGLFLVFYLLIVIPTALYTGAIAFNKIFNLETIFGLSYAQAIVYTVIAIGVVGAIYAIFGGLKAVAVSDTINAVILVIGALLVPVFALLYLGNGSISEGLNIITTTHVEKWNAIGSSTDSTPWPTIFTGIMVVHFFYWTTNQAIVQRCLGAKDLASGQKGILIAALFLLTLPIILNLPGLLSFHILGEGLNPIDTSYPLLVNKVMPTALQGFFIAALFGAILSTFNSFLNSAATIYCKDLLPSISKKQRTDQELIVYAKKVSTIMAIVTMIIGPLLMFGTDGIFLITKRFAGFVNIPIVALFAVGLFNKTVSGLAARIALLVHVVLYFSIVWVFNVKINFVYVMGGLFVFDVVFMLILGQFLKREPYVENTINKGDVDLTNWKYIKVTSVSLILGLIALYAFLSPIGIASPDGNPMLVLEVYAVLQLIVLIVFRPKNEKTEHQLHLSNQH
- a CDS encoding sulfatase-like hydrolase/transferase, which produces MNIIYILLDQVRKDMLGAYGHQIVKTPNIDRLAKDGVRFNNAFTPASVCGPARTSLFTGLMPSTHGIIRNGEKGGTGEVSEAVPNIGKLDGYNTYVVGKWHVGTKSVPEDYGIKGHNFDGYGYPGSGVYKNLVFNQPPTHSNRYKEWLDEKGYEIPEVSRAYFGDNPHLRVQELCGLLSGTKEQTIPYFIIDEAKSYISESLAENTPFFTWINFWGPHTPCIVPEPYYSMYRKEDVVLDESFFKPLEGKPGHYRTISKMWGMWEASEDHWKEVITKFWGYITLIDDAIGELFTFLENKGIYDRTFIVATADHGDAMGAHRMIEKGEFMFDTTYNIPMIIKDPNSNRVNQQDDNLVYLHDLTSTVYDLAHQPIPQAFEGESILPIVRQHQDNQRKGILAQLAGHFVYFEQRMWHRKDYKLVFNASDICELYDVKNDPAEMHNLFYKPEYEAVKKEMLEEMRQEMKRLNDPLENWVYRIINEV
- a CDS encoding Crp/Fnr family transcriptional regulator codes for the protein MENCAIKPTELSHCQFTELHHLPKGSFLYQQGESAHEFYYVQAGLVGLFHTLENGKESLVRLYSKGDYFGFRTLFSMADKHYHCNAKVLIDAEITRIKPNVVSEFFTHNTVMSQCLLQILADELREAEERLAKSAYLRTLDRVMDSLYFLKQHFPDYNWTYREIAEYAGCETETAIRIAKELKQNGALDRISGRK
- a CDS encoding anaerobic sulfatase maturase, with product MSVFPPQAHFHLMAKPSSFHCNIQCEYCFYLEKSEQFGQHAPFMSKDTLKHYVKNYIQSHAGNVVEFAWQGGEPTLLGLDFYKQAIEYQQEFAQGKQITNAFQTNGIALNQQWAAFFKQHHFLIGLSIDGLSAVHNRYRISGNGNPTFEKVVKALNLLQEYGVEFNTLTVINDQNWQKGRETYLALKQLGSTYMQFIPIVERHTQTQSVTDFSIPSEGYGQFLVDVFHEWYAHDVGKVYVSQFDNLLGQWLGYPSTTCVHQPTCGQSLVTEANGDVYACDHFVYPEYKMGNLTQQPLTEIVLSNKQQQFGLEKSQKLTALCRRCEFRKLCYGGCTKHRFISLENEPNPHNYLCASYRYFFEQTAPYMQAMARQIWLHPSAA
- a CDS encoding DMT family transporter, which produces MNPWTLLAISICLEIVAMNLLKVSDGFTKLLPTVGSLALYAISFYFVSIVFRTLSVGLVYAIWSGVGIVLTAIVAYFAFGQKIDTAGLIGMALIISGVLVINLFSQTGH